From one Brachypodium distachyon strain Bd21 chromosome 4, Brachypodium_distachyon_v3.0, whole genome shotgun sequence genomic stretch:
- the LOC100836901 gene encoding SAGA-associated factor 29 homolog A: protein MSSSVGGGGGGSAAGSGGDIAGLLDKAKELDQLRKEQDEVAIEINKMHKKILASPEMVDKSADTILVRLRALYVHAKELADSEVSTSSAVIGLLDGLLQSGVSAAPRKKIEVGEQKKKRMKSDTDTTRFSSTSMRSQLDQAANLKGEQVAARVKSDEEKDEWFVVKVIHFDKETKEFEVLDEEPGDDDESGQKFERKYKLPMPYIIPFPKKGDPSSAQDFGQGRQVLAVYPGTTALYRATVAAHRKRKSDDYLLWFDDDEEDGNLPQRAVPFYRVVALPEGHRQ, encoded by the exons ATGTCGTCGTCCgtcggaggcggagggggaggcAGCGCGGCCGGGAGCGGGGGAGACATCGCTGGCCTGCTGGACAAGGCCAAGGAGCTGGACCAGCTGCGGAAGGAGCAGGACGAGGTGGCCATCGAGATCAACAAGATGCACAAGAAGATCCTCGCCT CTCCGGAGATGGTGGATAAATCTGCCGACACCATTTTGGTCAGGCTTCGTGCTTTATATGTACATGCAAAAGAACTTGCCGATAGTGAAGTCAG TACTTCCTCTGCTGTCATTGGACTATTGGATGGTTTGTTGCAATCTGGGGTTTCAGCTGCACCAAGAAAAAAGATAG AAGTGGgtgaacaaaagaagaagaggatgaaatCTGATACAGATACAACAAGATTTTCCTCCACGTCTATGAGGAGCCAACTTGACCAAGCTGCAAACCTGAAAGGAGAGCAG GTTGCAGCTAGGGTAAAATCAGATGAGGAAAAAGACGAGTGGTTTGTGGTGAAGGTCATACATTTTGATAAGGAAACAAAAGA atttgaagTCCTTGATGAGGAGCccggtgatgatgatgagagCGGCCAAAAGTTTGAGAG GAAATACAAGTTGCCCATGCCATATATTATTCCATTTCCAAAGAAAGGAGATCCTTCTAGTGCTCAGGATTTTGGTCAGGGTCGGCAAGTCTTGGCTGTTTATCCTGGCACAACAGCATTATATAGAGCTACCGTAGCTGCTCATCGTAAG AGGAAGTCTGATGA TTACCTTCTCTGGTTTGATGACGACGAAGAGGACGGGAATCTGCCGCAAAGAGCTGTGCCATTTTATAGAGTGGTTGCCCTCCCAGAGGGCCACCGGCAATAA